One genomic segment of Pseudomonas fortuita includes these proteins:
- the ercA gene encoding alcohol dehydrogenase-like regulatory protein ErcA — MSQSFSPLRKFVSPEIIFGAGCRHNVGNYAKTFGARKVLVVSDPGVIAAGWVADVEASLQAQGIDYCLYTAVSPNPRVEEVMLGAEIYRQNHCDVIVAVGGGSPMDCGKAIGIVVAHGRSILEFEGVDMIRVPSPPLILIPTTAGTSADVSQFVIISNQQERMKFSIVSKAVVPDVSLIDPQTTLSMDPFLSACTGIDALVHAIEAFVSTGHGPLTDPHALEAMRLINGNLVEMIANPADIGLREKIMLGSMQAGLAFSNAILGAVHAMSHSLGGFLDLPHGLCNAVLVEHVVAFNYSSAPERFKVIAEVFGIDCRGLNHRQICGRLVEHLIALKHAIGFHETLGLHGVRTADIPFLSQHAMGDPCILTNPRASSQRDVEVVYGEAL; from the coding sequence ATGAGCCAGAGTTTCAGCCCGCTTCGCAAGTTCGTATCGCCTGAAATCATCTTTGGTGCCGGCTGCCGGCATAACGTCGGCAATTACGCGAAAACCTTCGGTGCCCGCAAGGTGCTGGTGGTCAGTGACCCGGGCGTTATCGCCGCCGGCTGGGTGGCGGACGTGGAGGCCAGCTTGCAGGCCCAGGGCATTGATTACTGCCTGTATACCGCCGTGTCGCCCAACCCGCGGGTCGAAGAGGTGATGCTCGGCGCCGAGATCTACCGGCAGAACCACTGTGACGTGATCGTCGCCGTCGGCGGCGGCAGCCCGATGGATTGCGGCAAGGCCATCGGCATCGTGGTTGCCCACGGGCGCAGCATCCTCGAATTCGAAGGCGTGGACATGATTCGCGTGCCCAGCCCGCCGCTGATCCTGATCCCGACCACGGCCGGCACCTCGGCGGATGTGTCGCAGTTCGTGATCATCTCCAACCAGCAGGAGCGCATGAAGTTCTCCATCGTCAGCAAGGCGGTGGTGCCGGACGTCTCACTGATTGACCCGCAAACCACCCTGAGCATGGACCCGTTCCTGTCGGCCTGCACCGGTATCGATGCGCTGGTGCATGCCATCGAAGCCTTTGTTTCCACCGGCCACGGCCCGCTGACCGACCCCCACGCGCTGGAAGCCATGCGCCTGATCAATGGCAACCTGGTAGAGATGATCGCCAACCCGGCCGATATCGGCCTGCGCGAGAAGATCATGCTGGGCAGCATGCAGGCGGGGCTGGCGTTTTCCAACGCGATTCTGGGTGCGGTTCACGCCATGTCCCACAGCCTGGGCGGCTTCCTCGACTTGCCTCATGGCTTGTGCAACGCGGTGCTGGTGGAGCACGTGGTGGCGTTCAACTACAGCTCGGCGCCGGAGCGCTTCAAAGTGATTGCCGAGGTATTCGGCATTGATTGCCGCGGCCTTAACCACCGGCAGATCTGCGGGCGCCTGGTGGAGCACCTGATTGCGCTGAAACACGCCATCGGTTTCCATGAAACCCTGGGGCTGCACGGCGTGCGCACTGCGGACATTCCGTTCCTGTCGCAACATGCGATGGGCGACCCGTGCATCCTGACCAACCCCCGTGCGTCGAGCCAGCGTGATGTCGAGGTGGTTTATGGCGAGGCCCTCTGA
- a CDS encoding PAS domain-containing hybrid sensor histidine kinase/response regulator, whose product MARPSEEQQRALAGLLGLGDHSARKSHYPELAARLDELEAERNRYKWLFENAVHGIFQASLQDGMRAANPALARMLGYDDPQAVLFSLTDLAANLFDGGAEELQAITAVLARERSLHGYETRLRRKDGSHLDVLMNLLLKPGQEGLVEGFVADITERKLAQQRLQQLNDELEQRVAARTDELLEARDAAEAANRSKDKYLAAASHDLLQPLNAARLLISTLRERPLPEAEHVLVERTHQALEGAEDLLTDLLDISRLDQAAVKPDVAVYRLDELFAPLVSEFRSVADAQGLKLHARIPDCAISTDLRLMTRILRNFLSNACRYTDEGRILLGARRRGGHLRLEVWDTGRGIAEDRLQAIFLEFNQLDVGRAADRKGVGLGLAIVERIAKILGYRIEVRSWPGRGSVFSIEVPLGKEVPLAAHQAVPLPSVGNPLPGRRLLVLDNEVSILESMGALLGQWGCEVVTATDQAGALLALQGQAPELILADYHLDHGVVGCEVVRYLREHFATAIPAVIITADRSDQCRRGLQKLGAPLLNKPVKPGKLRAVLSQLLG is encoded by the coding sequence ATGGCGAGGCCCTCTGAAGAACAGCAGCGCGCGCTGGCCGGGCTGTTGGGGCTGGGTGACCATTCGGCACGCAAAAGCCATTACCCGGAGCTGGCGGCCCGCCTTGACGAACTGGAAGCCGAACGCAACCGTTACAAATGGCTGTTCGAAAACGCCGTGCACGGGATTTTCCAGGCCAGCCTGCAAGACGGTATGCGTGCCGCCAACCCGGCGCTGGCGCGTATGCTCGGTTACGACGACCCGCAAGCGGTGCTGTTTTCCCTGACCGACCTGGCCGCCAACCTGTTTGACGGCGGTGCCGAAGAGTTGCAGGCGATTACTGCGGTTCTCGCCCGTGAGCGCAGCCTGCACGGTTACGAAACACGCTTGCGGCGCAAGGACGGCAGCCACCTTGATGTGCTGATGAACCTGCTGCTCAAGCCTGGGCAGGAGGGCCTGGTGGAGGGTTTTGTCGCCGACATCACCGAACGCAAGCTGGCGCAGCAACGCCTGCAACAGCTCAATGACGAGCTGGAGCAACGGGTTGCTGCGCGTACCGATGAATTGCTGGAGGCCCGCGATGCTGCAGAAGCTGCCAACCGCAGCAAGGACAAATACCTCGCTGCCGCCAGCCATGACCTGCTGCAACCGCTGAACGCCGCCCGCCTGCTGATCTCCACGTTGCGCGAGCGGCCATTGCCAGAGGCCGAGCATGTGCTGGTGGAGCGTACCCACCAGGCTCTTGAGGGCGCCGAAGACTTGCTGACCGACCTGCTGGACATTTCCCGGCTCGACCAGGCAGCGGTGAAGCCGGACGTGGCCGTGTACCGCCTCGACGAGTTGTTCGCACCCCTGGTCTCGGAGTTCCGCTCGGTGGCCGATGCGCAAGGCCTCAAGCTGCATGCGCGCATCCCGGACTGCGCCATCAGCACTGACCTGCGGCTGATGACACGTATCCTGCGCAACTTCCTCAGTAACGCCTGCCGCTACACCGACGAAGGCCGGATCTTGCTGGGGGCAAGGCGCCGGGGTGGCCATTTGCGGCTGGAAGTGTGGGATACCGGGCGGGGTATTGCCGAAGACCGGTTACAGGCGATCTTCCTTGAGTTCAACCAACTGGACGTCGGCCGCGCAGCGGATCGCAAGGGCGTGGGGCTGGGGTTGGCCATCGTCGAGCGGATTGCCAAGATTCTCGGCTACCGGATTGAGGTACGTTCGTGGCCGGGGCGTGGCTCGGTGTTCAGCATCGAGGTCCCGCTGGGTAAAGAGGTGCCGCTGGCCGCTCACCAGGCTGTGCCGCTGCCAAGCGTCGGCAACCCGTTACCGGGCCGCCGCCTGTTGGTACTGGACAACGAAGTGAGCATCCTCGAGAGCATGGGCGCGCTGCTTGGGCAGTGGGGCTGCGAAGTGGTGACCGCGACCGACCAGGCCGGTGCCTTGCTGGCCTTGCAGGGGCAGGCCCCGGAACTGATCCTGGCCGACTACCACCTGGACCATGGCGTGGTGGGTTGCGAGGTGGTCAGGTATTTGCGTGAGCATTTTGCCACCGCCATACCTGCGGTGATCATCACCGCCGACCGCAGCGATCAATGCCGGCGGGGCTTGCAGAAACTGGGCGCGCCGCTTTTGAACAAACCGGTCAAGCCTGGGAAATTGCGCGCGGTATTGAGCCAGTTGCTGGGGTAA
- the dsdC gene encoding DNA-binding transcriptional regulator DsdC, with product MKKPGGGAVKLNGSHLGSLHVFLVAARHLSFSRAADELCLTASAVSHRINRLEDELALKLFHRMPRKVRLSEDGERLFAVMQRTMDELSEAVQERAHAEIAGQLTFYVRPSVAQCWLVPRLAQFTARYPDIQLDIRVGNESIDYRTRKIDLVLCYSDGHHPGLQSIHLMNERIAPVCSPRYAETHALNGDLQPLDHCTTLHDVAAWDNAAFDAEWQLWANTTGAGVSLARRFLTFDRSDLCTLAALNHVGIAIGREQLVKDRIARGELVLPFGGFVDTPHYGYYLVYPHHDPMPRRLQVLIDWLVKEACTEL from the coding sequence ATGAAAAAGCCCGGCGGCGGCGCCGTGAAACTCAATGGCTCGCACCTGGGCAGCCTGCATGTCTTTCTGGTGGCCGCACGGCACTTGAGCTTCTCACGCGCCGCCGATGAGCTATGCCTGACGGCCAGTGCCGTCAGCCATCGCATCAATCGCCTGGAAGATGAGCTGGCGCTCAAGCTGTTCCACCGCATGCCGCGCAAGGTCCGCCTTAGCGAAGACGGCGAGCGCCTGTTCGCGGTCATGCAGCGGACCATGGATGAGCTCAGCGAGGCCGTGCAGGAACGCGCTCACGCCGAGATCGCCGGCCAGCTGACGTTTTACGTTCGCCCCTCAGTAGCACAGTGCTGGCTGGTGCCGCGGCTGGCGCAGTTCACCGCCCGCTACCCTGATATTCAGCTGGATATCAGGGTGGGCAACGAGAGCATCGATTACCGCACACGCAAGATCGACCTGGTCCTGTGTTATTCGGATGGCCATCATCCCGGCCTGCAGAGCATTCACTTGATGAACGAGCGGATCGCCCCGGTGTGCTCCCCCCGTTACGCAGAAACCCATGCATTGAACGGCGACCTGCAACCGCTGGATCACTGCACCACCCTGCATGACGTAGCAGCCTGGGACAACGCTGCATTCGATGCAGAATGGCAACTCTGGGCGAACACCACAGGCGCTGGCGTCAGCCTTGCGCGCCGGTTCCTCACATTCGATCGCTCCGACCTCTGCACGCTCGCCGCCCTGAATCACGTAGGCATCGCCATCGGCCGGGAACAACTGGTCAAGGATCGCATTGCACGGGGTGAGCTGGTCTTGCCGTTCGGGGGGTTCGTCGACACCCCCCACTATGGCTATTACCTGGTCTACCCGCATCATGACCCGATGCCCAGACGCCTGCAGGTATTGATCGACTGGCTGGTGAAAGAGGCATGCACTGAACTTTAG
- a CDS encoding D-serine ammonia-lyase: MIHGKTLEAWQQSHPIIAELVALKQTSWFNPGIAKAAEALHDVGLTAADVQATSARLQRFAPYLATVFPETAAAGGVIESHITPLPQLRQLLVEEGSLQNAGSLWLKADSDLPISGSIKARGGIHEVLKHAEDLALAAGLITPADDYTKLASDQARAFFSQYKIAVGSTGNLGLSIGIMSAKLGFQVSVHMSSDARQWKKDKLRANGVTVVEHACDYSVAVEQGRQQAASDPSCYFVDDENSPQLFLGYAVAAERLARQFEQAGIQVNADHPLFVYLPCGVGGGPGGVAFGLKLVFGDAVHCVFAEPTHSPCMLLGVYTGLHDETSVQDFGIDNITAADGLAVGRPSGFVGKAMQRLIDGYYTVTDEALYRLMVIAHEQDKVKLEPSALAGVPGMLRVLQAGEYLARQGFTPAQLQQATHLVWGTGGSMVPDEEFNAYLAKGRSTQASL, from the coding sequence ATGATTCACGGAAAAACCCTGGAAGCCTGGCAACAAAGCCACCCGATCATCGCCGAGCTGGTTGCCCTGAAACAAACCAGCTGGTTCAACCCTGGCATCGCCAAGGCAGCAGAAGCCCTGCACGATGTGGGCCTTACAGCGGCCGACGTGCAAGCCACCAGCGCGCGGCTGCAACGGTTCGCGCCTTACCTGGCCACCGTGTTCCCCGAGACGGCAGCAGCCGGCGGGGTCATCGAGTCGCACATTACCCCGCTGCCACAGCTGCGCCAGCTGCTTGTCGAGGAAGGATCGCTGCAGAACGCAGGCAGCCTGTGGCTCAAGGCGGACAGCGACTTGCCGATCTCCGGTTCGATCAAAGCCCGGGGCGGCATCCATGAAGTGCTCAAGCACGCCGAGGACCTGGCCCTGGCTGCCGGCCTGATCACGCCAGCGGATGACTACACGAAACTGGCAAGCGACCAGGCCCGCGCATTCTTCAGCCAGTACAAGATCGCCGTAGGATCGACCGGCAACCTGGGGCTATCGATTGGCATCATGAGCGCCAAACTGGGCTTCCAGGTGAGCGTGCACATGTCGTCTGACGCCAGGCAATGGAAAAAGGACAAGCTGCGTGCCAACGGCGTCACGGTGGTCGAACACGCCTGCGACTACAGCGTGGCGGTCGAGCAAGGCCGCCAGCAGGCGGCATCAGACCCCAGCTGTTACTTTGTCGACGACGAAAACTCCCCGCAGCTGTTTCTCGGCTATGCCGTGGCCGCCGAACGGTTGGCACGGCAATTCGAGCAGGCGGGTATCCAGGTGAACGCAGATCACCCGTTGTTCGTGTACCTGCCGTGCGGCGTAGGGGGCGGCCCAGGCGGTGTCGCATTCGGCCTGAAGCTGGTGTTCGGCGATGCGGTGCACTGCGTCTTTGCCGAACCCACCCACTCCCCTTGCATGCTGCTGGGGGTGTACACCGGCCTGCATGATGAAACCAGCGTGCAGGACTTCGGCATCGACAACATCACCGCCGCCGACGGCCTGGCGGTCGGACGCCCATCAGGGTTTGTCGGCAAGGCCATGCAGCGGCTTATCGATGGTTACTACACCGTGACTGACGAAGCCCTGTACCGCTTGATGGTAATTGCCCATGAGCAGGACAAAGTCAAACTCGAACCCTCTGCCCTGGCAGGCGTACCCGGTATGCTACGGGTGCTGCAAGCAGGCGAGTACCTGGCTCGCCAGGGCTTCACGCCAGCCCAGCTGCAGCAGGCTACCCACCTCGTCTGGGGGACGGGTGGCAGCATGGTGCCGGACGAGGAATTCAACGCTTATCTGGCGAAAGGGCGCAGCACGCAGGCTAGCCTGTAA
- a CDS encoding GntT/GntP/DsdX family permease, translating into MTPTFSLLVLGTAILLIVVMISKLKVHPFLALMAASLVVGVGTGMAPTAIVAAFEKGMGSTLGFLAGIIGLGSILGKLLEESGGARRIATTLLNRLGERNASWAMMLVGFIAGIPVFFEVGFVLLIPLIYVVARQTRISMLYLGVPLATSLMVVHCILPPHPAATAITGMLNADIGTVILYGLIVGLPTAIIAGPVWVRFTCRREASDSQQAFLSARTVTPAEEQAMPAFGITLTTVLLPLVLMVGKTLAVTVLDKGAALYEWVAFLGSPLIALTLSVVFAYWALGLRRGLDMADLLSLTQRCFPPLAGILLIIGAGGAFNDMLVGSGIGKALADVLNQTQLNPIILAWLIAGIMHFAVGSATVAMISAAGMVMPILGQHPEYNREMLVIAIGAGAIGWTHITDSAFWVVKEYLGLSLSDALKKFTAATVLASVVALCLTLLLSKIV; encoded by the coding sequence ATGACTCCAACGTTCTCATTACTCGTCCTGGGCACTGCGATACTCCTGATCGTGGTCATGATCAGCAAGCTTAAAGTACACCCCTTTCTGGCCTTGATGGCCGCCAGCCTGGTAGTGGGTGTCGGCACCGGCATGGCACCCACGGCAATCGTGGCCGCCTTCGAGAAAGGCATGGGCAGCACGCTGGGTTTTCTTGCCGGCATCATCGGCCTGGGCAGTATCCTCGGCAAATTGCTGGAGGAATCCGGAGGCGCCAGGCGCATCGCCACCACGCTATTGAACAGGCTGGGTGAACGCAATGCTTCATGGGCAATGATGCTCGTCGGCTTCATCGCCGGCATCCCGGTGTTCTTCGAGGTCGGCTTTGTCCTGCTGATTCCGTTGATCTACGTGGTCGCACGGCAAACCCGCATCAGCATGCTGTACCTCGGCGTGCCGCTGGCCACCTCGCTGATGGTGGTGCACTGCATTCTCCCGCCACACCCGGCCGCCACGGCCATCACCGGCATGCTCAATGCGGATATCGGTACTGTCATCCTGTACGGCCTGATCGTTGGCCTTCCAACCGCTATCATCGCGGGCCCGGTGTGGGTTCGCTTTACCTGTAGACGCGAAGCCAGCGACTCCCAGCAGGCCTTTTTGTCTGCACGCACGGTGACCCCAGCAGAAGAACAGGCAATGCCCGCGTTCGGCATCACACTCACCACCGTACTGCTGCCGCTGGTGTTGATGGTGGGCAAAACATTGGCCGTCACGGTCCTGGACAAGGGCGCTGCACTGTACGAGTGGGTGGCCTTTTTGGGCAGCCCACTGATTGCCCTGACGTTGTCAGTGGTGTTTGCCTACTGGGCCCTGGGCTTGCGTCGCGGCCTTGATATGGCAGACCTGCTGAGCCTGACCCAGCGCTGTTTCCCTCCCCTGGCCGGCATTCTGCTGATCATCGGTGCAGGCGGTGCCTTCAATGACATGCTCGTGGGCAGCGGCATCGGCAAGGCACTGGCCGATGTGCTCAACCAGACGCAGCTCAACCCGATCATCCTCGCCTGGTTGATCGCCGGGATCATGCACTTTGCCGTTGGCTCGGCCACCGTCGCGATGATCAGCGCGGCTGGCATGGTCATGCCGATCCTTGGCCAGCACCCGGAATACAACCGGGAAATGCTGGTGATCGCCATCGGTGCCGGCGCCATAGGCTGGACCCACATCACCGACTCGGCGTTCTGGGTGGTGAAGGAATACCTGGGCCTTTCCCTGAGTGATGCATTGAAAAAATTCACTGCCGCGACAGTGCTGGCCTCGGTAGTCGCCTTGTGCCTGACCCTGCTCCTTTCAAAGATTGTCTGA
- a CDS encoding MFS transporter, which translates to MSSAATPVQTHRADQDSRNAAQVLSLCLPSDVLLYLLLPMYAADFGVTLAEAGILLAANRLVRIIGYGWVVRFYARHGDRAACSLAAFAAAVCALGNAVLTGFAALLVLRLVWGLCFATFNLSTQTLATAEAQGAARRAGRSRASISIGPMLALPLGALMAQAYGPRSVFFVLCISALFGLWRARALPSTGHPVASRGGRRLRLPDSIATWSFIEGVTLDGLFIFGLSLYAQTHLGESGVLAAGVLMAVRYLSEMLFSPFGGRLADRFGPLRMLVVLSLATSMALLLFGSHWLFIGAFFVLVLRALQLPLVMTLVALRNPQQRIQALAGNAIWRDIGAGLGPMLAGVLLPQVPAIWAYAGAALAVAVAALNCGLSARH; encoded by the coding sequence ATGTCGTCCGCTGCCACACCGGTGCAAACCCACCGCGCCGACCAAGACTCCCGCAATGCCGCCCAGGTGCTCAGCCTGTGCCTGCCCAGTGACGTTCTGCTCTACCTGCTGCTGCCGATGTACGCAGCCGATTTCGGCGTGACCCTGGCCGAGGCTGGCATTCTGCTGGCGGCCAACCGCCTGGTGCGCATCATCGGCTACGGCTGGGTTGTGCGCTTCTACGCTCGCCATGGTGACCGCGCGGCGTGCAGCCTTGCCGCCTTCGCCGCCGCCGTATGTGCATTGGGCAATGCGGTGCTGACCGGTTTCGCCGCCCTGCTGGTGCTGCGCCTGGTCTGGGGCCTGTGCTTTGCCACCTTCAACCTCAGCACCCAGACCCTCGCCACCGCTGAAGCACAAGGCGCGGCGCGGCGCGCCGGGCGTTCACGGGCGAGCATTTCCATCGGGCCAATGCTGGCCTTGCCGCTAGGCGCGCTGATGGCTCAGGCCTATGGCCCGCGCAGTGTGTTCTTTGTGCTCTGCATCAGTGCCCTGTTCGGGCTGTGGCGTGCGCGTGCCCTGCCCAGCACCGGCCACCCGGTTGCCAGCCGGGGTGGCCGACGCCTGCGCCTGCCAGACAGCATTGCCACCTGGTCCTTCATCGAAGGGGTGACCCTGGACGGCCTGTTCATTTTTGGCCTTTCGCTGTACGCACAAACCCACCTGGGTGAGTCCGGCGTGCTGGCAGCGGGTGTGCTGATGGCGGTGCGCTACCTGAGCGAAATGCTCTTCAGCCCCTTCGGTGGGCGCCTGGCCGACCGCTTCGGGCCGCTGCGCATGCTGGTAGTGCTGTCACTGGCCACGTCGATGGCGCTGCTGCTGTTTGGCAGCCACTGGCTGTTCATCGGCGCCTTCTTCGTACTGGTGCTGCGTGCCCTGCAACTGCCGCTGGTGATGACACTGGTCGCCCTGCGCAACCCGCAACAACGCATCCAGGCCTTGGCCGGCAATGCCATATGGCGCGACATCGGCGCCGGGCTCGGGCCGATGCTTGCGGGGGTATTGCTGCCCCAGGTACCGGCGATCTGGGCCTATGCCGGGGCGGCACTGGCGGTTGCGGTGGCAGCGTTGAATTGTGGCTTGTCGGCACGGCATTGA